The bacterium genome includes a region encoding these proteins:
- a CDS encoding DEAD/DEAH box helicase yields the protein MDVARVLDEIRRDPRYRDQIVHEETFPARPARYADPAQPLPAPLADALTQRGVGRLFTHQAAALDAIRDGESVIVTTGTASGKTLCYLLPVLETLVRDPDARALFIYPTKALAQDQADAIGEFASLIPGLVFGTYDGDTPADERRRLRQAGRILLTNPDMLHVGILPQHFRWWRPFLRSLRYVVLDDMHVYRGVFGSHVGLVLRRLWRACRVHGSDPQVICTSATIANPQQFGGRLTGRPVRLVDDDGAPRGPRRFVMWNPPVLARREMRRRSPYSEAAWLLASLVRQSARTIVFTKARKITELVYRYAADALSDVPALAAQVSPYRAGYLAKERRAIEQRLFKGELLGVVSTSALELGIDVGALDASVLVGYPGTMASVWQRTGRAGRGSGDALAVLIALEDALDQYLMRRPAYFFGRPVEHATVDPENPYILAAHLRCAAAELALGPSDIALFGPRLTEVAEALEGLGELVRRGERWHPRTRAYPARQVDIRAASGDTYRIVEAQSRRLIGTVDASRAFEQVHPGAIYLHQGDAYRVLRLDFDTRHALVERDDGGYYTEARVLTDLAIQGERASRPIGGEAGTVACFGDVRVTNQVIEYRRKQLASETVLGVRSLEMPEEELRTTALWLVLPPSVAAEIESRGLDLAGGIHAVEHAAIGLLPLFAMCDRWDIGGVSYPVHPETGRATIFIYDGYPGGVGVTEKGYELLDGLLARTLEVIESCPCEAGCPSCIQSPKCGNLNEPLDKQAAVHLLRGLTRETAPPAAR from the coding sequence ATGGATGTTGCCCGCGTGCTCGATGAAATCCGGCGCGATCCGCGGTATCGCGATCAGATCGTGCACGAGGAAACGTTTCCCGCGCGGCCAGCGCGGTACGCCGACCCGGCGCAGCCGCTGCCGGCGCCGCTTGCGGACGCGTTAACCCAGCGCGGGGTGGGGCGGCTCTTCACGCATCAGGCGGCGGCGCTGGACGCGATCCGCGACGGCGAGTCGGTCATCGTGACGACCGGCACCGCGAGCGGCAAGACGCTGTGCTACCTCCTGCCGGTGCTCGAGACACTCGTCCGCGATCCCGACGCGCGGGCGCTCTTCATCTACCCGACCAAAGCCCTCGCCCAGGATCAGGCCGACGCGATCGGCGAGTTCGCGTCGCTGATCCCGGGACTCGTGTTCGGGACCTACGACGGCGACACGCCGGCCGACGAGCGCCGGCGCCTCCGGCAGGCGGGCCGCATTCTCCTCACCAACCCAGACATGCTGCACGTCGGGATCCTGCCGCAGCACTTCCGGTGGTGGCGGCCGTTTCTGCGGTCGCTGCGGTACGTCGTGCTCGACGACATGCACGTGTACCGCGGCGTCTTCGGCAGCCACGTCGGGCTCGTGCTGCGCCGGCTGTGGCGCGCGTGCCGTGTCCACGGATCCGATCCGCAAGTGATCTGTACGTCGGCGACGATCGCCAATCCGCAACAGTTCGGCGGGCGGCTGACCGGCCGGCCGGTGCGGCTCGTGGACGACGACGGCGCGCCGCGCGGACCGCGCCGGTTTGTGATGTGGAATCCGCCGGTGCTCGCGCGGCGGGAGATGCGGCGGCGGAGCCCCTATTCGGAAGCGGCGTGGCTCCTCGCCTCGCTCGTGCGCCAATCCGCCCGGACGATCGTCTTCACCAAGGCGCGCAAGATCACGGAGCTCGTGTACCGGTACGCCGCGGATGCGCTCTCCGACGTCCCGGCGCTGGCCGCGCAGGTGAGCCCGTACCGCGCCGGATACCTCGCGAAGGAGCGGCGGGCGATCGAGCAGCGCCTCTTCAAGGGCGAACTGCTCGGCGTCGTGAGCACGAGTGCCCTTGAACTCGGCATCGACGTCGGTGCGCTCGATGCCTCCGTGCTGGTCGGCTATCCTGGGACCATGGCGAGTGTGTGGCAGCGGACGGGCCGGGCGGGGCGGGGGAGCGGCGACGCGCTCGCCGTGCTGATCGCCCTCGAGGACGCGCTCGACCAGTACCTGATGCGCCGGCCCGCGTACTTCTTCGGGCGGCCGGTCGAGCACGCCACCGTGGACCCGGAGAACCCGTATATCCTCGCGGCGCATCTTCGCTGCGCGGCCGCCGAGCTGGCGCTCGGTCCGAGCGACATCGCGCTCTTCGGGCCGCGTCTGACAGAGGTGGCCGAAGCCCTCGAAGGTCTCGGCGAACTGGTCCGCCGCGGGGAACGCTGGCACCCACGGACGCGCGCGTACCCGGCGCGGCAGGTGGACATCCGGGCGGCGTCCGGCGATACGTACCGGATCGTGGAGGCGCAGTCGAGGCGCCTCATCGGGACGGTCGACGCGTCGCGGGCCTTCGAGCAGGTGCACCCGGGCGCGATCTACCTGCATCAGGGCGACGCCTACCGCGTCCTCCGGCTCGACTTCGACACCCGCCACGCGCTCGTCGAGCGCGACGACGGCGGCTACTACACGGAGGCCCGCGTCCTCACGGACCTGGCGATCCAAGGCGAGCGTGCCTCGCGGCCGATCGGGGGAGAGGCGGGGACCGTCGCGTGCTTCGGGGACGTGCGGGTGACGAATCAGGTAATCGAATACCGGCGCAAGCAGCTGGCGAGCGAGACGGTGCTCGGCGTCCGCTCGCTCGAGATGCCGGAGGAGGAACTGCGCACGACCGCGCTCTGGCTCGTGCTGCCGCCGTCCGTGGCGGCCGAGATCGAATCGCGCGGGCTCGACCTTGCGGGCGGCATCCACGCCGTGGAGCACGCGGCGATCGGCCTCTTGCCGTTATTTGCGATGTGCGACCGGTGGGATATCGGCGGGGTGAGCTATCCGGTGCACCCGGAGACCGGTCGCGCGACGATCTTTATCTACGACGGGTATCCCGGCGGCGTCGGCGTCACCGAAAAAGGGTACGAGCTGCTGGACGGGCTGCTCGCCCGCACGCTCGAAGTCATCGAGTCGTGCCCCTGCGAGGCGGGCTGTCCGTCCTGCATCCAGTCCCCGAAGTGCGGCAACCTCAACGAGCCGCTCGACAAGCAGGCGGCCGTGCACCTCTTGCGGGGGCTCACCCGCGAGACCGCTCCGCCCGCCGCCCGATAG
- a CDS encoding TraC family protein, which produces MRPIDLPGNLTRELPYWAVRDGAVVLRDGSYRLGFDLTLPGTEVWDATQLTRSNEHLRVLLNAAVPEGECLRVLLEVHDDCRDVLRAHAAVAGGARDERVLDLHRRRAAALAGTHEAGRFTNYRLILDLSYHPASRPRRWWTPVDAGAYRLHQVELRALREVMVTHCARCGFDARPLDDAELTALIWRFFNPGRKGRSAPPAVPPDTPLEIPRQLLGASSSFGRSSLRTAVVRSDLYRRWDFLWMDGFAHAVIAMDVLPDQPTTPNVVAPLLELPGTYWLVVEAWNDRRSDQLKRLELKSRLSRQAVLAQDGGDSNARAVEQQIADALDLMQLTSERVMRVGVAVVVQERTPELAREAARRALDAFRQIPGVDARIESVALRRQFFQLAPFSGLPNERLLRMLTSNAADFVPCAAPWRGAARPVCLFTTRAHTLVGLDPFDPRLPSWNAIVVGESGGGKTHFALAWLSRLLVLDPIVFVVDKGGAYRTFCEVYRGQYVQIDPGAEVSINPFALLPGETEPDSAHLGLLRSLIALMVAEPGDAPGRREMALIDAGIRQTYARAAGASVYLHDLCHTLRTFEQAGGRETGVDDWRAARDIAGRLELWVGDGVYGRLLDRPSSVDLRADVVCFDTEGLDEQYPELTPIVALLANHLIYQRVRADSGRLKYVVSDETWASLLNRVAAESLVGMFRRFRKFGAGIMAISQRLADFENEHARGILENAPLKVLTRAADVDRVAPLLNLNDQHRMLWKSLTQQRGVSNEVLILLDLLEGREGGVVVLREIAEDYLIGTTTAAERRERDRLAAQIGTWPAIEQLARQRRDVCG; this is translated from the coding sequence GTGCGGCCGATAGATCTGCCCGGCAATCTGACCCGCGAGCTGCCGTATTGGGCGGTGCGGGACGGCGCCGTGGTGCTTCGCGACGGCAGTTACCGGCTCGGCTTCGATCTGACTCTTCCGGGAACCGAAGTGTGGGACGCCACGCAGCTGACTCGAAGCAACGAGCATCTGCGCGTGCTGCTCAACGCCGCCGTCCCGGAAGGCGAATGCCTTCGTGTTCTGCTCGAGGTGCACGACGACTGCCGGGACGTCTTGCGCGCCCACGCTGCGGTCGCCGGCGGCGCGCGAGACGAGCGCGTGCTCGATCTTCACCGCCGCCGGGCGGCCGCGCTCGCCGGAACACATGAGGCCGGCCGCTTCACCAACTATCGTCTCATTCTCGACCTGTCCTACCATCCCGCCAGCCGCCCCCGACGGTGGTGGACCCCGGTCGATGCCGGCGCCTACCGGCTCCACCAGGTCGAGCTCCGCGCCCTGCGCGAGGTGATGGTGACCCACTGTGCCCGATGCGGGTTCGACGCGCGGCCGCTCGATGATGCCGAGCTGACCGCGCTGATCTGGCGTTTCTTCAACCCCGGACGGAAAGGACGGAGCGCCCCTCCGGCCGTCCCGCCCGATACGCCGCTCGAGATTCCCCGGCAATTACTTGGCGCGTCGTCGTCCTTCGGTCGAAGCTCGCTGCGGACCGCCGTCGTGCGGTCGGATCTCTACCGCCGCTGGGACTTCTTGTGGATGGACGGTTTCGCGCACGCCGTTATTGCGATGGACGTGCTGCCCGACCAGCCGACGACGCCGAACGTGGTCGCCCCGCTCCTCGAACTACCCGGCACGTACTGGCTCGTCGTGGAGGCCTGGAACGACCGGCGGTCGGACCAACTGAAACGGCTTGAACTGAAGAGCCGGTTGAGCCGTCAGGCCGTTCTTGCGCAGGACGGCGGGGACTCCAACGCCCGCGCGGTCGAGCAGCAGATCGCCGACGCTCTAGACCTGATGCAGCTGACCAGCGAGCGCGTGATGCGAGTCGGTGTCGCCGTGGTGGTCCAGGAACGGACCCCCGAGCTGGCGCGCGAAGCGGCCCGGCGCGCGCTCGACGCGTTCCGGCAGATTCCCGGTGTGGACGCCCGGATCGAATCGGTCGCGCTTCGGCGGCAGTTCTTTCAGCTCGCCCCGTTTAGCGGACTGCCGAACGAGCGCCTCCTCCGCATGCTGACGAGCAACGCCGCGGACTTCGTTCCCTGCGCCGCGCCCTGGCGCGGCGCCGCGCGGCCGGTGTGTCTGTTCACGACGCGGGCGCACACTCTGGTGGGCCTCGACCCGTTCGATCCGCGGCTGCCCTCGTGGAACGCGATCGTCGTCGGTGAGTCCGGCGGCGGCAAGACTCATTTTGCGCTCGCTTGGCTGTCGCGTCTCCTTGTGCTGGATCCCATCGTCTTCGTCGTCGACAAAGGCGGGGCATATCGCACGTTTTGCGAGGTGTACCGCGGCCAATATGTTCAGATCGATCCTGGCGCCGAGGTCTCGATCAACCCGTTTGCTCTCTTGCCCGGCGAGACGGAACCGGACTCCGCGCACCTTGGACTTCTGCGGTCCCTCATCGCGCTCATGGTCGCCGAGCCGGGCGACGCGCCGGGACGCCGGGAAATGGCGCTCATCGACGCGGGGATTCGCCAGACCTATGCCCGCGCCGCCGGGGCGTCCGTCTACCTGCACGACCTTTGCCACACGCTGCGCACCTTCGAGCAGGCCGGCGGCCGCGAGACCGGCGTCGACGACTGGCGCGCCGCGCGGGACATCGCCGGCCGACTCGAGTTGTGGGTCGGCGATGGGGTGTACGGCCGGCTCCTGGACCGTCCGTCCAGCGTGGACCTCCGCGCCGACGTCGTCTGTTTCGACACCGAGGGGCTCGACGAGCAATATCCCGAGTTGACGCCGATCGTCGCGCTGCTGGCCAACCATTTGATCTACCAACGGGTGCGCGCGGATTCGGGCCGCCTCAAATACGTGGTGAGCGACGAAACCTGGGCGTCGCTGCTCAATCGCGTCGCCGCGGAGTCGTTGGTCGGAATGTTTCGCCGGTTCCGGAAGTTCGGCGCGGGCATCATGGCCATCAGTCAGCGTCTCGCGGATTTCGAGAACGAGCACGCCCGCGGCATCTTGGAGAACGCGCCGCTGAAAGTACTGACGCGCGCGGCCGATGTCGATCGGGTTGCGCCGCTGCTGAATCTCAACGACCAGCATCGGATGCTGTGGAAGAGCCTGACGCAGCAGCGCGGCGTTTCGAACGAGGTGTTGATTCTCCTCGATCTGCTCGAAGGCCGCGAAGGCGGCGTCGTAGTCCTGCGCGAGATAGCCGAAGACTACCTGATCGGCACCACCACCGCCGCCGAGCGCCGTGAACGCGACCGCTTGGCCGCACAAATCGGGACGTGGCCCGCCATCGAGCAGCTGGCCCGCCAACGGAGGGACGTATGCGGATAA
- a CDS encoding TrbC/VirB2 family protein: MRLTPPGLAVVIVLVAQVRAHAQTPGSTGGDLFAPLTNLFNQAALSLSGAFGLAYATAALLVAGAVIIADHRNGIRNALWVIIGSVVLFFGGQIIRMIHG, from the coding sequence ATGCGATTGACGCCCCCCGGCCTCGCAGTCGTGATTGTGCTGGTTGCGCAAGTTCGCGCCCATGCCCAGACCCCCGGATCCACGGGCGGCGATCTCTTCGCGCCGCTCACGAACCTATTCAACCAGGCCGCGCTCAGCCTGTCCGGTGCTTTCGGCCTGGCATATGCCACGGCTGCGCTGCTAGTGGCCGGGGCCGTCATCATCGCGGACCACCGCAACGGCATTCGAAACGCGTTGTGGGTCATCATCGGTTCCGTCGTGTTGTTTTTCGGCGGGCAGATCATCCGCATGATCCACGGATAA
- a CDS encoding putative glycolipid-binding domain-containing protein → MPPFFREVMWRRVLDDLSVEHARFEGTESGREISGAVMLAEQGAPLRVDYRIACDKDWRTRTVEVHTAWQGARRLLCLERDPGGQWRRDGEPSPELDGCGDVDLEVTPATNALPVNRLRLPVGGRQEILAAWVRFPSLRVIPARQSYERLAESRYRYTSLESGFTALVDVDTDGIPIDYEGIWRRIAEG, encoded by the coding sequence ATGCCGCCTTTCTTCCGCGAGGTCATGTGGCGCCGGGTGCTGGACGACCTCAGCGTCGAGCACGCGCGATTCGAGGGGACCGAGTCCGGCCGCGAGATCTCGGGCGCGGTCATGCTCGCCGAGCAAGGCGCTCCCCTCCGCGTCGACTACCGGATCGCCTGCGACAAAGATTGGCGCACGCGGACGGTCGAGGTGCACACCGCCTGGCAGGGTGCGCGGCGGCTTCTGTGCCTGGAGCGCGACCCCGGCGGGCAGTGGCGGCGCGACGGAGAGCCGAGCCCAGAACTCGACGGGTGCGGCGACGTCGACCTCGAAGTCACGCCGGCCACCAACGCGCTCCCGGTCAATCGCCTGCGGCTTCCGGTCGGCGGGCGGCAGGAAATCCTCGCCGCGTGGGTCCGCTTTCCGTCCCTTCGCGTGATCCCGGCCCGGCAATCCTACGAACGGCTCGCGGAATCGCGATATCGCTACACGAGCCTCGAGAGCGGCTTCACCGCGCTCGTCGACGTGGATACCGACGGTATTCCCATCGACTATGAGGGCATCTGGCGCCGGATCGCGGAAGGCTAA
- a CDS encoding ATP-binding protein produces MSTSLGDDRQLSPDALRRRSDPASLGFQTTAELQSDGGPRLVGQPRAVRALDFGLRVDQPGYNVFMSGPPGTGRMTYARSAVEEAARGGRVPPDWCYVRNFAAPSQPIAIMLPSGIGRKFQRDVRELLVEIREGLRQAFTSELYERRRAEVVKRYEQRVGQIWEGLEAEARTRGLMLQRTPTGIATVPVDLQGKPIPEEVFNQLPEADRTKLQQRTTELGDAVTEALRQVRALEREGRDALRDLERQTAQYMIDAPVARLREQYADHLRVLTYFDALKQDMLDHLSEITQTGDEEGGGRPSVEMPGMPRRDPFARYQVNLLVDHADTKGAPVIVETNPTYYNLVGRAELRVEFGALVTDLTMIKPGALHLANGGYLILHVRDVLTSPFAYEGLKRALRGREIRIEPLGEAAGMLPTATLRPDPIPLDLKVILVGTPYLYHALYALDEDFEQLFKIRADFDTVVERTPETMREYARAIAGIARRCGICEFDAGAVAEVIDHGARVAGEQDKLSTRFNEVTEIVFEAATWAKQAGRTVATRDDVRRAVDEKALRSNLIEEKIREAIETGQILVDIQGKVTGQINGLAVLQLGDYMFGQPSRITARVHVGSRGVVNIERETQMSGKIHTKGVFVLSSFFASRFAQQAPLSLSASLTFEQLYSEVDGDSASSTELYALLSELSGIPIDQGIATTGSVNQRGEIQPIGGVNEKIEGFYYTCKARELTGRQGVIIPHQNVRNLMLREEVVDAVRSGKFHVWTARTVDDGIEILTGVRAGAPDANGAYPPDTINGRVVARLADLAQRLRQFGDRRDNIRETIIMQGGPAAPPVPGPPPGPPEPPPPGSPPPEPPPPGPPPGGPPPTLLTDRGTGEPEPFGP; encoded by the coding sequence ATGTCCACCTCCCTCGGTGACGACCGGCAGCTAAGCCCCGACGCGCTCCGCCGCCGCAGCGACCCGGCGAGCCTCGGGTTTCAGACCACCGCCGAATTGCAATCGGACGGCGGGCCGCGCCTCGTGGGCCAGCCGCGGGCGGTGCGCGCGCTCGACTTCGGGCTGCGCGTCGACCAGCCGGGCTACAACGTCTTCATGAGCGGGCCGCCCGGTACGGGGCGCATGACCTACGCGCGCTCGGCGGTCGAGGAGGCCGCCCGCGGAGGCCGCGTGCCGCCGGACTGGTGCTACGTCCGCAACTTCGCCGCGCCGAGCCAGCCGATCGCGATCATGCTGCCCTCCGGGATCGGCCGCAAGTTCCAGCGCGACGTGCGGGAGTTGCTCGTCGAGATCCGGGAGGGGCTCCGCCAGGCGTTCACGAGCGAGCTCTATGAGCGCCGGCGCGCGGAGGTCGTGAAGCGCTACGAGCAGCGGGTGGGCCAGATCTGGGAGGGGCTCGAGGCCGAGGCGCGCACGAGGGGCCTCATGCTGCAGCGGACCCCGACCGGCATCGCCACGGTCCCCGTTGACCTGCAGGGCAAGCCCATCCCCGAGGAAGTCTTCAACCAGCTGCCTGAGGCCGACCGGACGAAGCTGCAACAACGCACGACCGAGCTCGGCGACGCGGTGACCGAGGCGCTGCGGCAGGTGCGCGCGCTCGAGCGCGAAGGCCGCGACGCCCTCCGCGACCTCGAGCGGCAGACCGCCCAGTACATGATCGACGCGCCGGTGGCGCGGCTCCGCGAGCAGTACGCGGACCACCTGCGGGTCCTCACGTACTTCGACGCCTTGAAGCAGGACATGCTCGACCATCTCTCCGAGATCACCCAGACCGGCGACGAGGAAGGCGGCGGGAGGCCGTCCGTCGAGATGCCGGGCATGCCGCGGCGCGACCCCTTCGCCCGCTACCAGGTCAACCTGCTCGTGGATCACGCCGACACCAAAGGCGCGCCGGTCATCGTCGAAACCAACCCGACCTACTACAACCTCGTCGGCCGGGCCGAACTGCGCGTGGAGTTCGGCGCGCTCGTCACCGACCTCACGATGATCAAGCCGGGCGCGCTGCACCTCGCGAACGGGGGCTACCTGATCCTGCACGTGCGGGACGTGCTGACGAGCCCGTTCGCGTACGAGGGGCTCAAGCGCGCGCTGCGCGGGCGCGAGATCCGCATCGAGCCGCTCGGGGAAGCGGCCGGCATGCTGCCGACGGCGACCCTGCGGCCCGACCCGATCCCGCTCGACCTCAAGGTCATCCTGGTCGGCACCCCCTACCTCTACCACGCGCTCTACGCGCTCGACGAGGACTTCGAGCAGCTGTTCAAGATCCGGGCCGATTTCGACACCGTGGTCGAGCGCACGCCGGAGACGATGCGGGAGTACGCGCGGGCCATCGCCGGGATCGCGCGGCGCTGCGGGATCTGCGAGTTCGACGCGGGGGCCGTCGCGGAGGTCATCGACCACGGGGCGCGCGTCGCCGGCGAGCAGGACAAGCTCAGCACCCGCTTCAACGAGGTCACCGAGATCGTCTTCGAAGCGGCCACCTGGGCCAAGCAGGCCGGGCGGACCGTCGCGACGCGCGACGACGTCCGGCGCGCGGTCGATGAGAAGGCGCTCCGCAGCAACCTCATCGAGGAGAAGATCCGCGAGGCAATCGAGACCGGGCAGATCCTCGTCGACATCCAGGGCAAGGTCACGGGCCAGATCAACGGGCTCGCCGTGCTGCAGTTGGGGGACTACATGTTCGGACAGCCGAGCCGGATCACCGCGCGTGTGCACGTCGGCTCCCGCGGCGTCGTCAACATCGAGCGGGAGACGCAGATGTCGGGCAAGATCCACACCAAAGGCGTGTTTGTCCTGTCGTCGTTCTTCGCCAGCCGGTTCGCGCAGCAGGCGCCGCTCAGCCTCTCGGCCTCTCTCACCTTCGAACAGCTCTACTCGGAAGTCGACGGGGACAGCGCGAGCTCAACCGAACTGTACGCGCTCCTCAGCGAGCTCTCCGGGATCCCGATCGACCAGGGCATCGCCACGACGGGGTCGGTCAACCAGCGGGGCGAGATTCAGCCGATCGGCGGCGTCAACGAAAAGATCGAGGGCTTCTACTACACGTGCAAGGCGCGGGAGCTCACGGGCCGCCAGGGCGTGATCATCCCTCACCAAAACGTCCGCAACCTGATGCTGCGAGAGGAAGTCGTCGACGCGGTGCGCAGCGGCAAATTCCACGTATGGACGGCGCGGACGGTCGACGACGGCATCGAGATCTTGACGGGGGTCCGGGCCGGGGCGCCGGATGCGAACGGCGCCTACCCACCGGACACGATCAACGGACGGGTCGTGGCACGGCTGGCCGACCTGGCGCAGCGCCTCCGGCAGTTTGGCGACCGCCGCGACAACATCCGGGAGACGATCATCATGCAGGGCGGTCCCGCAGCCCCGCCGGTGCCGGGCCCGCCGCCCGGGCCGCCCGAACCGCCCCCGCCCGGCAGTCCCCCCCCCGAGCCGCCGCCGCCTGGGCCGCCGCCCGGCGGTCCGCCGCCGACGTTGCTCACCGATCGAGGTACGGGAGAACCCGAGCCGTTCGGGCCGTAA
- a CDS encoding type IV secretory system conjugative DNA transfer family protein, whose product MTPAGARFAGRRELRRRLRPSSGAWFPLGHSPPWPPALALWRRISRAAPPPCLWGPRLCLPNADLARHVLITGLTGAHKTTALTLPVLLDAASAGVSVVAFDLKYGERDSLAGAASEWWRQGRDVLVFAPLDGSSLRWNPLAACRSLGDAYGFAAYLFPDESSESTDYGYWAGAERHVCAALTWALATDGGARSVARLRALAGAGPDAVAGYVHGHPRAAVIAEHLGAYGAMLPKDRAGILQGIAARLESWSDERVSLATADPRGTRSWDEIALARLRREPTLLLVGVPQAALPRLRSLCQLLMRMLAAEMLRPRGRDESVPVVYLLEELPAWGPLPGLADLLATFRSREVAIVATVQSEAQGESVYGAAGWAAIAANFVTKIYFPSLADPDAERLSRALGTTTIAQVSRSRGWSGMGRQETEQTRMVEVPLRRPESLQGIGVMEDEIIVRCSGSSPVRVWCPQVHIRPMYARIVSDRAPSTVEIAVKHHLRCRTRDVRRRDQSTPRPDPFTVISVERSTDSTVASAPQAATSAAPAADVRSAVRGKAAPDDDFGAFIEAVLSSSGGGVLPRVVCRGDRPIEMRVQPALVFRLLGGGDKAQSVVRKWAARRWVRQVRPVFVIERTALDTLAPELRLRLNTFCGANAVSSSTG is encoded by the coding sequence ATGACGCCGGCAGGCGCCCGGTTCGCGGGGCGAAGAGAGCTGCGCCGCCGGCTGCGGCCGTCCTCTGGGGCATGGTTTCCGTTGGGCCATTCGCCGCCCTGGCCGCCGGCGCTGGCCTTGTGGCGGCGGATTTCGCGTGCAGCGCCTCCGCCGTGCCTTTGGGGGCCCCGGCTTTGCCTGCCGAACGCGGATCTCGCGCGGCACGTCCTGATCACAGGCCTGACGGGCGCCCACAAGACGACCGCGCTGACTCTGCCGGTGTTGCTGGACGCGGCAAGCGCCGGCGTCTCCGTCGTGGCGTTCGATCTCAAGTATGGTGAGCGCGACAGCCTGGCGGGCGCAGCCTCCGAATGGTGGCGTCAGGGACGCGACGTCCTTGTGTTCGCGCCGCTGGACGGCTCCTCGCTGCGATGGAATCCGCTCGCGGCGTGCCGGTCGCTCGGCGACGCATACGGGTTCGCGGCGTATCTCTTTCCCGACGAGAGTAGCGAGAGCACGGATTACGGTTATTGGGCTGGGGCCGAGCGCCACGTTTGCGCGGCGCTGACCTGGGCGCTTGCGACCGACGGCGGGGCTCGGTCGGTGGCCCGGCTGCGGGCGCTGGCAGGGGCGGGTCCGGACGCCGTGGCCGGGTATGTCCATGGACATCCGCGCGCCGCGGTCATCGCCGAGCATCTTGGCGCGTACGGCGCGATGCTGCCGAAGGACCGGGCCGGCATCTTGCAAGGAATCGCCGCCCGCCTGGAGTCCTGGAGTGACGAGCGGGTATCACTGGCAACGGCGGATCCGCGCGGCACGCGGTCGTGGGATGAAATCGCGTTGGCGCGGCTGCGCCGCGAGCCGACGCTTCTGCTCGTCGGTGTGCCGCAGGCCGCTCTGCCCCGCCTTCGGAGCCTGTGCCAGTTGTTGATGCGGATGCTTGCGGCGGAGATGTTGCGCCCTCGCGGCCGAGACGAATCAGTTCCGGTCGTGTACCTGCTTGAGGAATTGCCGGCATGGGGGCCGCTGCCCGGTTTGGCCGATCTCCTTGCGACCTTTCGCAGTCGTGAGGTCGCGATCGTCGCCACAGTGCAGAGCGAAGCGCAGGGCGAGTCTGTTTACGGCGCCGCCGGGTGGGCGGCGATCGCGGCCAATTTCGTGACCAAGATCTACTTTCCGTCGCTGGCCGACCCAGACGCCGAACGGCTCAGCCGTGCGCTTGGAACGACCACGATCGCTCAAGTATCGCGAAGCCGAGGTTGGAGTGGAATGGGCCGGCAGGAGACCGAGCAGACACGAATGGTCGAGGTCCCCCTCAGGCGGCCCGAGAGCCTTCAAGGCATCGGTGTCATGGAAGACGAGATCATTGTCCGGTGTTCCGGATCGTCGCCGGTACGCGTATGGTGTCCGCAAGTCCATATCCGGCCGATGTACGCCCGTATCGTTTCGGACAGGGCGCCGTCCACCGTGGAGATCGCGGTCAAGCACCATCTAAGGTGCCGCACGCGGGACGTTCGGAGACGGGATCAAAGCACTCCGCGTCCCGATCCTTTCACGGTTATATCGGTGGAGCGGTCCACAGACTCTACTGTCGCGAGCGCGCCGCAGGCGGCGACGTCAGCGGCGCCGGCCGCTGACGTTCGGTCGGCCGTTCGCGGCAAGGCGGCACCGGATGACGATTTCGGCGCCTTCATCGAGGCCGTGCTGAGCAGTTCGGGCGGCGGCGTCTTACCTCGTGTGGTGTGTCGCGGTGACCGGCCCATCGAAATGCGTGTCCAGCCTGCGCTGGTATTTCGACTGCTCGGTGGAGGCGATAAGGCGCAGTCGGTCGTCCGGAAATGGGCGGCGCGCCGTTGGGTGAGACAAGTGCGGCCGGTCTTTGTGATCGAACGGACAGCCCTAGACACGTTGGCCCCGGAACTGCGGCTACGTCTGAATACATTCTGTGGGGCTAACGCCGTTTCGTCGAGCACCGGCTGA